One window from the genome of Anser cygnoides isolate HZ-2024a breed goose chromosome 8, Taihu_goose_T2T_genome, whole genome shotgun sequence encodes:
- the CCN1 gene encoding CCN family member 1: protein MGSAGTRPALAAALLCLARLALGSPCPAVCQCPAAVPQCAPGVGLVPDGCGCCKVCAKQLNEDCSRTQPCDHTKGLECNFGASPVATKGICRAQSEGRPCEYNSKIYQNGESFQPNCKHQCTCIDGAVGCIPLCPQELSLPNLGCPSPRLVKVPGQCCEEWVCDESKDALDELEGFFSKEFGLDASEGELTRNNELIAIVKGGLKMLPVFGSEPQSRAFENPKCIVQTTSWSQCSKTCGTGISTRVTNDNPDCKLIKETRICEVRPCGQPSYASLKKGKKCTKTKKSPSPVKFTYAGCSSVKKYRPKYCGSCVDGRCCTPQQTRTVKIRFRCDDGETFTKSVMMIQSCRCNYNCPHANEAYPYYRLVNDIHKFRD, encoded by the exons ATGGGCTCCGCGGGCACCCGCCCCGCTTTGGCGGCCGCCCTCCTGTGCCTGGCCCGCCTG GCTCTCGGCTCGCCCTGCCCCGCCGTCTGCCAGTGTCCGGCCGCCGTGCCGCAGTGCGCCCCCGGCGTGGGGCTGGTGCCGGACGGCTGCGGCTGCTGCAAGGTCTGCGCCAAGCAGCTCAACGAGGACTGCAGCCGGACGCAGCCCTGCGACCACACCAAGGGGCTGGAGTGCAACTTCGGCGCCAGCCCCGTCGCGACCAAGGGCATCTGCAGAG CACAGTCCGAGGGGAGACCGTGTGAATATAACTCCAAAATCTACCAGAACGGCGAGAGCTTCCAGCCGAACTGTAAACACCAGTGTACGTGCATAGATGGAGCTGTGGGCTGCATCCCGCTCTGCCCGCAAGAGCTCTCCCTTCCTAAcctgggctgccccagccccaggctggtcAAAGTCCCCGGGCAGTGCTGCGAAGAGTGGGTCTGCGATGAGAGCAAGGATGCGCTGGATGAGCTGGAGGGTTTCTTCAGCAAAGAGTTTGGTCTGGACGCTTCTGAAGGCGAACTGACTAGGAACAACGAGCTAATTGCCATCGTGAAGGGAGGCCTGAAGATGCTACCTG tgtttgGATCCGAGCCACAAAGCCGAGCTTTTGAGAATCCCAAATGCATTGTGCAAACAACTTCCTGGTCCCAGTGCTCCAAGACATGCGGAACCGGCATCTCCACGAGGGTTACCAACGATAATCCTGACTGCAAGCTCATCAAAGAGACCAGGATATGCGAAGTGAGGCCATGTGGCCAGCCAAGCTATGCCTCCCTAAAG aaagggaaaaaatgtactAAGACTAAGAAGTCCCCATCCCCAGTGAAGTTCACTTATGCCGGATGTTCCAGCGTGAAGAAGTACCGCCCCAAGTACTGCGGCTCCTGCGTGGATGGCAGGTGCTGTACGCCCCAGCAGACCAGGACTGTCAAGATCAGGTTCCGCTGCGATGATGGAGAAACCTTCACCAAGAGCGTCATGATGATCCAGTCCTGCCGATGCAACTACAACTGTCCGCATGCGAACGAAGCTTACCCCTACTACAGACTGGTCAATGACATTCACAAATTTCGGGACTAA